A genomic region of Gemmatimonadales bacterium contains the following coding sequences:
- the chrA gene encoding chromate efflux transporter, with protein sequence MTPTGRGPLIREPSQERTSLTTLAGLFLKLGTVAFGGPAAHIAMMEEEVVRRRRWLTRDAFLDYLGATNLIPGPNSTELAIHIGHARAGWPGLLVAGTCFILPAALIVTAIAWAYVRLGTLPAAAGVLYGVKPVVIAVIVQALWGLGRTALKTRALVMLGAVATVAAALGVHELVILALAGAVMAGGARLRDRPAMSSTAAFTMTGIASGSAGATPFALWPLFAVFLKIGAVLFGSGYVLLAFLRADLVQRLGWLTERQLLDAVAVGQITPGPVFSTATFIGFVLGGTPGAAVATVGIFLPAFVFVALSGPLVPRLRRSSTAGAVLDGVNVASLALMAVVTWELARAALVDPLTIAIALVSWVLLTRYRVNSAWLVLGGGLAGVALGHAAT encoded by the coding sequence ATGACTCCGACTGGAAGGGGCCCCCTGATCCGCGAGCCGAGCCAGGAGCGCACCTCCCTCACGACCCTCGCTGGTCTCTTTCTCAAGCTCGGAACCGTCGCCTTCGGCGGGCCGGCCGCGCACATCGCGATGATGGAGGAGGAGGTCGTGCGCCGCCGGAGATGGCTGACCCGGGACGCGTTCCTCGACTACCTGGGCGCCACCAACCTCATCCCCGGGCCCAACTCCACCGAGCTGGCCATCCACATCGGCCACGCACGCGCCGGCTGGCCGGGACTCCTAGTGGCCGGCACCTGCTTCATTCTGCCGGCGGCGCTTATCGTCACCGCGATCGCCTGGGCCTACGTGCGGCTCGGCACACTCCCGGCCGCCGCCGGCGTGCTGTATGGGGTCAAGCCGGTGGTGATCGCTGTTATCGTCCAGGCACTCTGGGGACTGGGGCGGACCGCGCTCAAGACTCGCGCGCTGGTGATGCTCGGCGCCGTGGCCACGGTCGCGGCAGCGCTCGGAGTGCACGAGCTGGTTATTCTCGCGCTGGCGGGCGCGGTCATGGCCGGCGGTGCCCGCCTGCGCGACCGACCGGCGATGTCATCGACCGCGGCGTTCACGATGACCGGGATCGCCTCGGGATCGGCCGGCGCCACGCCGTTTGCGCTGTGGCCGCTCTTTGCGGTGTTCCTCAAGATAGGAGCGGTCCTCTTCGGCAGCGGCTACGTCCTGCTGGCGTTCCTGCGGGCGGACCTGGTGCAGCGGCTGGGCTGGCTCACCGAGCGCCAGCTGCTCGATGCGGTGGCCGTCGGACAGATCACCCCAGGCCCAGTATTCAGCACCGCCACCTTCATCGGCTTCGTGCTGGGCGGCACCCCCGGCGCGGCCGTCGCTACGGTCGGGATCTTTCTGCCGGCCTTCGTGTTCGTGGCGCTGAGCGGCCCACTGGTGCCCAGGCTGCGCCGCTCCTCGACGGCAGGCGCAGTGCTCGACGGGGTGAACGTCGCCTCGCTCGCGCTGATGGCGGTGGTCACCTGGGAACTGGCGAGGGCCGCGCTGGTCGATCCGCTTACCATCGCGATCGCACTTGTGAGCTGGGTGCTGCTGACGCGTTACCGGGTCAACTCGGCCTGGCTCGTGCTGGGAGGGGGGCTCGCTGGCGTGGCCCTGGGTCACGCAGCCACCTAG
- the tadA gene encoding tRNA adenosine(34) deaminase TadA: MRRGTPSPSDLTGMQAALRLARAASVREEVPIGAVIIAEGEILGEAHNETEQRRDPTAHAELLALHRALTKVGQDRLPFATLYVTLEPCAQCAGAMVLAKVGRVIFGAYDSRVGMAGSVYDLLRHPRMNHRPEVVGGLMADECADLLKRFFQSRREAL; encoded by the coding sequence GTGCGTAGAGGGACGCCCTCTCCCAGCGACCTGACCGGAATGCAGGCCGCGCTGCGCCTGGCGCGGGCAGCGTCCGTGAGGGAAGAGGTGCCAATCGGCGCGGTGATCATCGCCGAGGGCGAGATCCTGGGCGAGGCGCACAACGAGACGGAACAGCGTCGGGACCCGACGGCGCACGCGGAGCTGTTGGCCCTGCACCGGGCGCTGACCAAGGTGGGGCAGGACCGGCTGCCGTTCGCCACGTTGTACGTGACGCTGGAGCCGTGTGCCCAGTGCGCCGGCGCGATGGTCCTCGCCAAGGTCGGCCGGGTCATCTTCGGCGCGTACGACTCGCGGGTGGGAATGGCCGGCTCGGTGTACGACCTGCTGCGCCATCCGCGGATGAATCACCGTCCCGAAGTGGTCGGCGGCCTCATGGCGGACGAGTGCGCCGATCTGCTCAAGCGGTTCTTCCAGAGCAGGCGGGAGGCGCTCTAG
- the clpB gene encoding ATP-dependent chaperone ClpB, whose protein sequence is MIRPERLTLKAQEAFRDAGEAARQRGNPVVNDAHLFAALLAQPEGVVQPLLQKAGLNVTALSQATDREIARFPTQAGGGGEPTFSREVQRVFDRAEAEARQLGDQYVSTEHLLLALADEKGTTARSLLSEQNVSADHLRAALQEVRGSHRVTDQSPEEKYQALERYTRNLTDMARNGKLDPVIGRDEEVRRVMQVLSRRTKNNPVLIGEPGVGKTAIVEGLAQRIVNGDVPESLRNRELVALDIGQLLAGAKYRGEFEERLKSVVKELTEAKGRYITFIDELHTIVGAGAAEGAVDASNMLKPPLARGELHVIGATTLDEYRKHVEKDPALERRFQPVLVGEPSVSDTIAILRGLKEKYEVHHGVRITDNALVAAATLSDRYIGDRFLPDKAIDLVDEAASRLRIEIDSLPQEIDEVERRIVQLQIERQALLKEKDRAGKERREAVEQEIARLQEQSAGMKAQWQSEKQAISEIQRIKSEVEGLRGEVDQATRRGDLQRAAELRYGRIPELERKLDEDQRRLQEVQAKAKYLKEEVDAEDIAEIVAKWTGIPVSKMLESERERLTRLEAELGLRVIGQRLAVTAVANAVRRSRAGLGDVNRPTGSFIFLGPTGVGKTETARALAEFLFDDERAMVRLDMSEYMEKHSVARMIGAPPGYIGYEEGGQLTEAVRRRPYSVVLFDEVEKAHPDVFNVLLQILDDGRLTDSQGRLIDFRNTVIIMTSNIGSQYIVDAGAQTGDEAWARVEQRVRDELRNHFRPEFLNRVDDIIVFRPLSREDLIQIVDIQLRHLDALLAARHLKLDVTPEARELLAVQGYDPVYGARPLKRVIQRELQNPIALEVLEGNFHEGDTIRVERAGDHLRLTRGLAMPEMASA, encoded by the coding sequence ATGATTCGACCAGAACGACTGACCCTGAAGGCCCAGGAAGCCTTCCGCGATGCCGGCGAGGCCGCCCGGCAGCGGGGGAATCCTGTCGTCAATGATGCCCATCTGTTTGCCGCGCTGCTGGCCCAACCCGAAGGCGTCGTTCAGCCGCTGCTGCAGAAGGCCGGGCTCAACGTCACGGCGCTGTCGCAAGCCACCGACCGAGAAATCGCCCGATTCCCCACTCAGGCCGGCGGCGGGGGGGAGCCCACGTTCAGCCGCGAAGTGCAGCGGGTATTCGACCGGGCCGAGGCGGAGGCCCGGCAGTTGGGTGACCAGTACGTCTCGACCGAGCACCTGCTGCTCGCGCTGGCCGACGAGAAGGGCACCACCGCACGCTCGCTCTTGAGCGAGCAGAACGTGTCGGCAGATCATCTCCGCGCGGCGCTGCAGGAGGTGCGCGGCTCCCACCGGGTGACCGATCAATCGCCAGAGGAGAAGTACCAGGCGCTCGAGCGCTACACCCGGAACCTCACCGACATGGCCCGCAACGGGAAGCTGGACCCGGTCATCGGCCGTGACGAAGAAGTGCGCCGGGTGATGCAGGTGCTCTCCCGCCGGACCAAGAACAATCCGGTCCTGATCGGGGAGCCGGGAGTCGGCAAGACGGCGATTGTCGAGGGGCTGGCGCAGCGGATCGTGAACGGCGACGTCCCCGAGTCGCTGCGCAATCGCGAGCTGGTGGCGCTCGACATCGGGCAGCTGCTGGCGGGCGCCAAGTACCGGGGCGAGTTCGAGGAGCGGCTCAAGTCGGTGGTGAAGGAGCTGACCGAGGCGAAGGGCAGGTACATCACCTTCATCGACGAGCTGCACACCATCGTGGGCGCGGGCGCGGCCGAGGGCGCTGTGGACGCCAGCAACATGCTGAAGCCTCCGCTCGCGCGGGGCGAGCTGCACGTGATCGGCGCCACCACGCTGGACGAGTACCGTAAGCACGTGGAGAAGGATCCCGCGCTCGAGCGCCGGTTTCAGCCGGTGCTGGTGGGTGAGCCGAGCGTGAGCGACACCATCGCGATCCTCCGCGGCCTCAAGGAGAAGTACGAGGTGCATCACGGCGTTCGCATCACCGACAACGCGCTGGTGGCAGCGGCAACGCTGTCCGATCGCTATATCGGCGACCGCTTCCTGCCCGACAAGGCGATCGACCTGGTGGACGAGGCAGCCAGCCGGCTGCGGATCGAGATCGACAGTCTCCCCCAGGAGATCGACGAGGTAGAACGCCGCATCGTTCAGCTGCAGATCGAGCGCCAGGCGCTGCTCAAGGAGAAGGATCGCGCCGGCAAGGAGCGCCGCGAGGCGGTGGAGCAGGAGATCGCCCGGCTGCAGGAGCAGAGCGCGGGCATGAAGGCCCAGTGGCAGTCGGAAAAGCAGGCGATCAGCGAGATCCAGCGGATCAAGTCCGAGGTGGAGGGGCTCCGCGGTGAAGTCGATCAGGCCACCCGCCGGGGCGATCTACAACGCGCGGCCGAGCTGCGGTATGGCCGGATCCCCGAGCTGGAGCGGAAGCTGGACGAGGACCAGCGCCGGCTCCAGGAGGTCCAGGCCAAGGCCAAGTACCTCAAGGAGGAAGTGGACGCGGAAGACATCGCCGAGATCGTGGCCAAGTGGACCGGCATTCCGGTCTCTAAGATGTTGGAGAGCGAGCGCGAGCGGCTCACCCGGCTGGAGGCGGAGCTGGGACTCCGCGTCATCGGCCAGCGCCTTGCCGTCACCGCGGTGGCGAACGCCGTGCGCCGGAGCCGGGCGGGTCTGGGCGACGTCAACCGGCCCACCGGTTCGTTCATCTTTCTGGGCCCCACCGGCGTGGGCAAGACCGAGACGGCGCGCGCGCTGGCCGAGTTTCTGTTCGACGACGAGCGGGCGATGGTGCGCCTCGACATGTCGGAGTACATGGAGAAGCACTCCGTGGCGCGGATGATCGGCGCGCCGCCGGGCTACATCGGCTACGAAGAGGGCGGGCAGCTGACCGAAGCCGTTCGCCGGCGGCCGTACAGCGTAGTGCTGTTCGACGAGGTGGAGAAGGCGCATCCCGACGTGTTCAACGTCCTGCTGCAGATTCTGGACGACGGACGGCTCACCGACAGCCAGGGACGGCTGATTGACTTCCGCAACACGGTCATCATCATGACCAGCAACATCGGAAGCCAGTACATCGTGGACGCCGGAGCGCAGACAGGTGATGAGGCCTGGGCCCGGGTCGAGCAGCGGGTGCGGGACGAGCTGCGGAACCACTTCCGGCCCGAGTTCCTCAACCGGGTGGACGATATCATCGTCTTCCGTCCGCTCAGCCGCGAGGACCTGATCCAGATCGTGGACATCCAGTTGCGGCACCTCGATGCGCTGCTGGCCGCCCGGCACCTCAAGCTGGACGTGACCCCGGAAGCCCGGGAGCTGCTCGCCGTCCAGGGATACGACCCGGTCTACGGGGCCCGGCCGCTCAAGCGGGTCATTCAACGCGAGCTGCAGAATCCGATCGCGCTCGAGGTCCTGGAGGGCAACTTCCACGAAGGCGACACGATCAGGGTGGAGCGCGCGGGCGACCACCTCCGGCTGACGCGGGGCCTGGCGATGCCCGAGATGGCCAGTGCGTAG